Proteins from one Xenopus tropicalis strain Nigerian chromosome 1, UCB_Xtro_10.0, whole genome shotgun sequence genomic window:
- the MGC147136 gene encoding uncharacterized protein LOC779844 gives MVCKRKNTEGSQQPLTPCKQPRCTSAGEGNMEQRTAEEGRMAPDAAEEGQMAPDAAEEGQMAPYAAEEGQMAPDAAEEGQMPHPQEKDEGHIGHCTTEPQTAEQGHTSHHMSQEGHLAHHPAEKGDMAHPHCTAEQASSCAAGGRHALSGCTVSGPVMGFSAEARQSTPDWTVAGPEIPPDALPGSTGLNAGETRQTSHECTMTESEIPFANEDEPCCNASSLPYKTLSANRKYAPYNLQIPFHSENEPQARKGLASETFGPCEPLHVNQLPSSLLLKV, from the coding sequence ATGGTGTGCAAGCGCAAGAACACCGAGGGGTCTCAACAACCTCTCACACCTTGCAAGCAGCCTCGCTGCACATCAGCCGGGGAGGGAAACATGGAACAGCGAACAGCTGAGGAAGGACGAATGGCACCAGATGCAGCTGAGGAAGGACAAATGGCACCAGATGCAGCTGAGGAAGGACAAATGGCACCATATGCAGCTGAGGAAGGACAAATGGCACCAGATGCAGCTGAGGAAGGACAAATGCCACATCCTCAGGAGAAAGATGAAGGACACATTGGACACTGTACCACTGAGCCTCAAACAGCTGAGCAGGGACACACCTCTCATCATATGTCCCAGGAGGGGCACTTGGCACATCATCCAGCTGAAAAAGGGGACATGGCACACCCCCATTGTACAGCTGAACAGGCTAGTTCTTGTGCTGCAGGGGGAAGGCATGCACTCTCTGGCTGTACTGTATCTGGGCCAGTGATGGGCTTTTCTGCTGAGGCAAGGCAGTCTACTCCAGACTGGACTGTAGCAGGGCCGGAGATCCCCCCTGATGCTCTGCCAGGGTCCACAGGGCTCAATGCCGGGGAGACAAGGCAAACCTCTCATGAATGTACTATGACAGAGTCAGAAATCCCCTTTGCTAATGAGGATGAACCCTGCTGTAATGCTTCATCTCTTCCTTATAAAACTCTGTCTGCCAACAGAAAATATGCCCCATATAATCTACAAATACCTTTCCACTCTGAAAATGAGCCCCAGGCACGCAAGGGGTTAGCGTCTGAGACATTTGGGCCATGTGAGCCTCTGCATGTTAATCAATTACCATCATCTTTGCTGCTCAAGGTATAG